The sequence below is a genomic window from Planctomycetota bacterium.
TTGTACCTGATAAGGCCTGGCGGGTATTCCGGTTGATAGCCCAAAATCAAGGCGAATGGACATTAGGAGACCTGCTTAAAAAAGCAAAGGTATTCCGTAAGAAGAAAGGTTTTGACCCGGCTGTAGCCGAGTTATCAGCAGCCGCCCAGAAAGAAGAATACCTTAAACAATTCACCGGCATCACGATAGCCGGTATGAAAGTATCAGATATACCAACATACGTAGGGATGTTACGCAAGCGGCTTAAGGAATACTTTGGCATAAATGACGACCCCTTTTATCCTTACTATGCCAGAGGTAAAAAGCCGGGCTATCAGGCCAAATTCAAGGTTTTCTGCTCATATAAGGAACCCCCCGGCTCTTTTGATACGCCAGCCGATTTAGAAGACAGTTCCATAGCGGATGAAAATTCGCCCCTCTAAATAGCGTTATTCCCCAAGAATCCATATAAAAGATTTTCCCCCGTTTTTAATCAGGTATTAGAGCGTTTGCCATAGCAATTATACCTTATCTTTCTGTAATATAAGACGTTATAATAAAGCACCCGGTCATTACATACCATTACAAACTATCCCCCCGACTATAAAACTCCTTGCCGCGATATCGGACATTGAGCGAATTTTCGCCAGATAGGGTTATCAGGACAACCTCACCGGCCATTATGGCTGATGATGACTTGCCTGATAAGGAGTATCGGTATGAAGGATATAGAAAAAAAGCCCGATGAGGTGAATTCGTATGAGTTCCTCTATAAGCATCTCTACGAGATGACCAAAAAGGGCGGGTTTGAGGCGGAGTTTACGCAATTTAAGGCGACCCTGCCTTATCTAAAACGGTTTGAGCGGCTGATTGACCTGATGATTCTTATTGAGAAAGACCGGGCGTCAATACCGGATAGTTTACTGGATGACCTGGTTAAACTCTATCAATCACGCCGGGACCCCAGGCCGACGGTCATAATACTGGTTATGCTGATGCTCTGGAAGGATTTGGAAGGTATTTATGGCCGTTTACCCGAGAAGAAATACGGCGGTCTGGATGAGCGGTTTTCCGATGTGTACTGGCACTTGCTTTCAATTATGAAAGACCGCCGGTTGGAGCATAACACGAGACCGGAAATCATATCCCGCTTGGCCGGCAAGTTCAAGGTCTAAGAACTTCTTTAATACAAGGTAAGTCCCGATGTTCATCGGGATAAGATACTGTAACGGTTGTCCCGATAGGTCGTGACGCCCTAACAGTATCTAAAGAGACAATCAGGATGACGCCGGCAGTTAAGGCGCGTCACTTTATCTGCCGTCCTGATTTGCCTTACTATGGCTGACTGTTTGATGCCTGTTTGGCAGTTAGTTGTATTAACAACAAAACGGGCTTAGCCCCGACAAATACTGTCGGGATAAGAGCCAGTAACCCTTCGTTTACTCAGGGTAAACTTCATAGGTCTAACTGGCTCTAAAATTCTATGATGAGTAGATTTTGGAGGCGGGTCATCAGGATGGTTGTTGAAATCGTCCTGAATGTAATCCGCAATAAGACAAAGCAGTAGCTTTGTCTGGTTAGTCCTGTTCGGGCAGGCGCCTGCCTGAACGGGCTGATTTCCAAAATGAAGGCCCCCGCAAAACGCGGGGGTCTAAGTCGCCCGTACGGGCGACTAAGAGAGGATTTAATATGGCTTTTGAGAAGAAATTCGAACTGAAACTTTATGTGCCGGCCACATGGGAGGTATCCGGCGATATGCCCGTCAGGTGGCGGGATAACCTGAAAAACGCGGCTCCCTATATGTTTGACCATCTTACGGCTAAGATACCGGATGACGGGACATTCATAAACCAGATGGCTACGCCGGCCAACAAGGCCTATCGGGGTCTGCTTAACCCGGCCTTTGTGTCCAGGCATGGACGCACCGCGGACGGCATCGGCAATGCCCACGCCAAGAATATGGGCAAGCGGTTTTCCAAATGGCTGGCTAATCTATCTAAATCCTTCGCCGAGGTGGACGGCGTTCCGGCCAAGGCATTCAAGGATAAGATAGATAACAGCATCGATAACTGGGCCAAGGAGGTAGCGGATAAGACCATTCGCCTGACCGGAGACAAAATCCGGGGTAGAGGCGCGGCTCCGATAGTTTCCTTTTATCTGGCAGGCGATGAACGGGCCGGCGGCTGGATTCAACCGGGCGATTTTGCGGACGGCGCTCCGTATAACATTACCTCGGAGCTGGAGCGGAATTCGCTTAAGGCGGCCATCCAGCAGAGGCTGATTCAGGGCGGAATGATGGTGATTAACTCCGAATACCAGGACCCGGCTATTGTGGAGCAGAATACCATTAATGCCGGACTGCTGACCAAGTTGCGGGACCCGGCCAGGTGCGATGCCTTCGTGGCCACACCGGCGCCGAATACCTGTTACTGTTCATGGGAAATGGACGGTAACTTTTTGGTCCTGCATACGCAGGTCGGCTTGACAGTTTAGTAACCAGAAGCAGGGGCGGGGCAATCCGCCCCTGTCTTCACAACAATAAGGATTTTATATGACATACAATAGAAGATATTTTAGTGATGGGCAGGTGACCACGCCGCAGATTACGGAATCGGCCGTGACTGAGGATAAAATCGCCAATGATGCGGTGACCTCGCCTAAGATTAAGAACGCCACAATCAAGACAGAGGATATTGCCGATAAGGCCGTGACCCTGGCCAAGCTGGGCGATGATGTTCCGGCCGTGGGGATTCCGGATAATTCAATACCAGCGGCGAAATTGGCTGACAATGCGGTTGAGCGTAGGCATATTTCGGCCGCTGCAGTGGACAGTAGTCAGTTGGCAGTAGCCAGTGTGACCACGGAGAAGATAAGGGACGGGGCAGTTACCGGATACAAGATAGGGGCTGGCGCAGTAGACAGTAGTAAGTTAGCAGACAATGCAGTGATAAGTTCCAAGATACAAGATGCGAGTGTGGGGACGAGTAAGATACAGGATAATGCGGTTATCGGATCCAAGATACCGGATGCCAGTATCACCACAGCTAAGCTGGCGACCGGTTCAGTAACCAAGGCCAAGATGGCGGCGAATTCTGTCGGGACCAGTGAACTCGTGAACGCATCAGTTACAGCGGCCAAACTGGCCCCGGGCGTGGGCGGCGGCGATACCCTGACGATGTTCCCAACGCCCCAGACCGCGCTGGACCAAGGCGGAATTATTGCCACTACCCAACCGGCCAGCGTTGACCTGTCTGCAATTATTCCGGTCGGCACCAAAGCCGTTATCGTTTCAATCGCCTGTATCACCCAGGGTTATACGGATGGCGGGATGATGGCCTATATCTACCAACAGGCCGGAGCGGAGTATGCCCTGCAGGTTATGGCTCCGCCGGTTAATGCGCCGGGGATATCGAACGGAGCGTCAGTGATTATGCCCGTAGCTGACGACCGAACATTGCTCTGGCAGGCTTATGTATCAGGAAACAACTCAACTGAGCTAGTTATCTACATACTCGGTTATGTAATGTAGTATCCCGCAATTCTGCGGGATCTAAGAGCCAGTAAATGTCCCCCGAAAGCATTCGGGGTCCTAACTGGCTCTAAGAACGGCGGGTCAGTCCTGATGCCGGTGGCACAGGACAGGACCCTGACCTGGATTGCCTATGTGGCCGGAATAAACTCCACCGAGTTAGTAATCTATGTGCTTGGGTATGTAATATAGTATCCGCCAGAGGCGGGCAGGAATCTAACTGGCTGTAAGGCTTCTTCGTCGCCAACAGCCAGTAAGAATTGACATATTACGGTTAATTTAGTATGGTCTTTACCATGAAGAAGAAACGTCTGGCTGACTACGGCGATTTAATCCAAAACGCCATTGACCGCAACAACTATCCCGAGGCGAAACGTTATGCCGACGTGGCGTTGAAGAATCTTGCCTCTCTGCCGCGCTCGCCGCTGGAGGAATTCCGGATATATGAGCAATCAGGCCGGATTTACTATGGGCTGGGCGAATACACCCGGTCTTTGGATGCGTATTATAAGTCATACCTGTTCGCCTCCAAGAACCTGGCTGAAGAGCCGGGTTATGCCATTAACTGTTTAAGCCGGCTGGGATACACCCTTATAGCGCTCCGGAATATCCGGCAGGCATTGGCCCAATTCCAGAAGGCGCAGGCCTACTGCCGGGAATTTGAGGGCAGATTCCTGTTAAGTAAAGAGAAATACATCCACCTCCTGATTGGGGTTACTTATTGTTATCTTTACCTCAATGACTTCGCCAGGGTTGGCGAGATTCTGGAGAAAGAGGTTCATCCGGTCCTGCCGTCCATAAGCGATAAATACCTTCTGCTGGATTATTATCATTTTAAGGGCGAATACCTGTACAATCTGAAAGATTACGGGCCGGCCAAAGAGTCATTTAACAGATGTGTCGTGATAAGCGAAGAGATTAACCTGTCAGCCGGAGTCCTGGAGGCGAAGGTTCACCTGGCTATGATTGATTTACTGGAAAAACAGGTGCCGGCGGCGATAGCGAAATTGCAGGACGTCGTCAGGACGGGCCGGCGCCAGAAATATAACGAGGTTACCTGCGAGGCGATGCTTCTTTTGGGCAAGGCCTATTCGCTCGGGAACTCGCTACTGCGAGACCACGAGCACTGCGAAGCAGGCGGAGTGAACGAACACCGCAGTGACCGCGATAGCGCTCTAAGCGACAGCGTGACTCCGAGCACCCACCGGAGCTCAGGACAACGCCGCAGCGACTGCGATAGCGAACCGGACAGGTCAATCTCCGTGGAGAAACAGATTAAACCGCTGCTAAATAAAGTGGATGTCGGCTGGCTCTATGAGAGGATCAAGGAGTTTAACGACTTTTATAAACAATTGCAGGAGATATACAGTACCTCCCGGGATGTTCCGCATATTCTAATCAGTGAAGTGGATAAGCATTATAAAAGCGCATCCTATAAAAATATCATTGTCGGCAAGTCCCCGGCGATGCACGAGGTCTATCAGGTAATAGACAAAATCGCGCCGACCGATTTGCCGGTCCTGGTCCAGGGCGAGACCGGGACAGGCAAGGAACTTATTTGCCGGCTTATTCATCGGAAGTCGGCCCGGTCTGAGAAACCGTATTTAGCACTTAATTGCGGGGCTATGCCGGAGAATCTTCTGGAGAACGAACTCTTCGGGCATACGGCCGGCGCTTACACCGGCGCCACCGAGGATAAAAAAGGTTATGTGGAGCTGGCCTCAGGCGGCACCCTGATGCTGGATGAGATTACCAATATGTCGGTTGGTATGCAGCAGAAACTCCTGCGGGTCCTGGAGGAGCAGAGCGTCTGGCCTTTGGGCGCGGAAAAGCCCGTTCCGGTTGACGTCCGTTTCATCTTTGCCTCCAACCAGAACGTGGAGCAGATGATGGCCAAGGGCCTGATGAGGAGCGATTTGTTTTACCGTATCAATATTATCATTATTACCCTGCCGCCGCTCCGGGAGCGTCGGGAAGACATCCCGTTGTTGATAGAGCATTTTATGGGGAAGTATGCCGCAGTCAAAGGTTCGTCATTAGGCATTAGTCATTCTGCATTGGAAATTCTTACTGCCTACGCCTGGCCCGGGAATGTCCGGGAACTGGAGAATGAAATCCAGCGGCTCTGCGTCCTGCACCAGGACGAAAAGGTTATTACCGAAGAGATGCTGGCCGAAAACATTCGTTACACACCCCCGACCACCTCTCCCCGCTTGGGGCGGGACGGAGTTTATCCCGCTCTTGGCGGGACTGTCGCTCCGCAAGAGGGGAAATTTAAGTCCCCTCTAATAAGAGGGGATAAAGGGGTGTGTTACAGAAATGGTAAGACATTAGTCCAATTGCGGG
It includes:
- a CDS encoding sigma 54-interacting transcriptional regulator; the encoded protein is MKKKRLADYGDLIQNAIDRNNYPEAKRYADVALKNLASLPRSPLEEFRIYEQSGRIYYGLGEYTRSLDAYYKSYLFASKNLAEEPGYAINCLSRLGYTLIALRNIRQALAQFQKAQAYCREFEGRFLLSKEKYIHLLIGVTYCYLYLNDFARVGEILEKEVHPVLPSISDKYLLLDYYHFKGEYLYNLKDYGPAKESFNRCVVISEEINLSAGVLEAKVHLAMIDLLEKQVPAAIAKLQDVVRTGRRQKYNEVTCEAMLLLGKAYSLGNSLLRDHEHCEAGGVNEHRSDRDSALSDSVTPSTHRSSGQRRSDCDSEPDRSISVEKQIKPLLNKVDVGWLYERIKEFNDFYKQLQEIYSTSRDVPHILISEVDKHYKSASYKNIIVGKSPAMHEVYQVIDKIAPTDLPVLVQGETGTGKELICRLIHRKSARSEKPYLALNCGAMPENLLENELFGHTAGAYTGATEDKKGYVELASGGTLMLDEITNMSVGMQQKLLRVLEEQSVWPLGAEKPVPVDVRFIFASNQNVEQMMAKGLMRSDLFYRINIIIITLPPLRERREDIPLLIEHFMGKYAAVKGSSLGISHSALEILTAYAWPGNVRELENEIQRLCVLHQDEKVITEEMLAENIRYTPPTTSPRLGRDGVYPALGGTVAPQEGKFKSPLIRGDKGVCYRNGKTLVQLRDEFERQVIREAIKEHNGNVAEASRQLGYDRPSLYRKMKQLGIK